In Phoenix dactylifera cultivar Barhee BC4 chromosome 11, palm_55x_up_171113_PBpolish2nd_filt_p, whole genome shotgun sequence, the following are encoded in one genomic region:
- the LOC103720927 gene encoding dnaJ homolog subfamily B member 6-like isoform X2 — protein MGVDYYNILKVNRHATDEDLKKAYRKLAMTWHPDKNPTNKKEAEAKFKQISEAYEVLSDPQKRAIYDQHGEEGLKGMPPPGSAGGAANGPGDFQFNPRNAEDIFAEFFGSSPFSFGSMGRAKSMRFQSEGPGLFGGFGGPESVFRSYSDGVGVGGGGQARKALAVESKLTCSLEELYSGSTRKMKISRNVMDVNGVLKNLQTNGTRIRNTNY, from the exons ATGGGAGTGGATTACTACAACATCTTGAAGGTGAACCGGCACGCGACCGATGAGGATCTGAAGAAAGCGTACCGGAAATTGGCGATGACGTGGCACCCCGACAAGAATCCGACCAACAAGAAGGAAGCTGAGGCTAAATTTAAACAGATCTCCGAAGCCTATGAG GTCTTAAGCGATCCTCAAAAAAGGGCAATCTACGATCAGCATGGAGAAGAGGGCTTGAAGGGCATGCCCCCTCCTGGTTCTGCAGGTGGAGCTGCTAATGGTCCTGGTGACTTCCAGTTCAATCCCCGGAATGCAGAAGATATATTTGCTGAATTCTTTGGGAGTAGCCCATTCAGTTTTGGGTCCATGGGGCGTGCAAAGTCCATGAGGTTTCAATCAGAAGGCCCTGGCCTCTTTGGAGGTTTCGGTGGGCCAGAAAGTGTCTTCCGGTCATACTCTGACGGTGTCGGAGTTGGCGGGGGAGGTCAGGCTCGGAAAGCGCTGGCTGTGGAGAGCAAGTTGACGTGCAGTCTTGAAGAGCTTTACAGTGGGTCGACAAGGAAGATGAAGATATCACGGAATGTCATGGATGTGAATGG CGTCTTGAAAAACTTGCAGACGAATGGTACCAGAATCAGAAATACTAACTATTGA
- the LOC103720927 gene encoding dnaJ homolog subfamily B member 1-like isoform X1 yields MGVDYYNILKVNRHATDEDLKKAYRKLAMTWHPDKNPTNKKEAEAKFKQISEAYEVLSDPQKRAIYDQHGEEGLKGMPPPGSAGGAANGPGDFQFNPRNAEDIFAEFFGSSPFSFGSMGRAKSMRFQSEGPGLFGGFGGPESVFRSYSDGVGVGGGGQARKALAVESKLTCSLEELYSGSTRKMKISRNVMDVNGRMVPESEILTIDVKPGWKKGTKITFPCKGNQQFNQLPADLVFVIDEKPHEVYKRDGNDLVINQKISLAEALAGTTINLTTLDSRCLSIPVTDVVSPGYELVIAKEGMPIAKEPGRKGNLKIKFDVKFPLRLTAEQRASIQRVLGD; encoded by the exons ATGGGAGTGGATTACTACAACATCTTGAAGGTGAACCGGCACGCGACCGATGAGGATCTGAAGAAAGCGTACCGGAAATTGGCGATGACGTGGCACCCCGACAAGAATCCGACCAACAAGAAGGAAGCTGAGGCTAAATTTAAACAGATCTCCGAAGCCTATGAG GTCTTAAGCGATCCTCAAAAAAGGGCAATCTACGATCAGCATGGAGAAGAGGGCTTGAAGGGCATGCCCCCTCCTGGTTCTGCAGGTGGAGCTGCTAATGGTCCTGGTGACTTCCAGTTCAATCCCCGGAATGCAGAAGATATATTTGCTGAATTCTTTGGGAGTAGCCCATTCAGTTTTGGGTCCATGGGGCGTGCAAAGTCCATGAGGTTTCAATCAGAAGGCCCTGGCCTCTTTGGAGGTTTCGGTGGGCCAGAAAGTGTCTTCCGGTCATACTCTGACGGTGTCGGAGTTGGCGGGGGAGGTCAGGCTCGGAAAGCGCTGGCTGTGGAGAGCAAGTTGACGTGCAGTCTTGAAGAGCTTTACAGTGGGTCGACAAGGAAGATGAAGATATCACGGAATGTCATGGATGTGAATGG ACGAATGGTACCAGAATCAGAAATACTAACTATTGATGTGAAGCCTGGGTGGAAGAAGGGGACCAAGATCACATTCCCTTGCAAGGGAAACCAGCAGTTCAACCAACTTCCTGCAGATCTTGTTTTTGTCATCGATGAGAAGCCCCATGAGGTGTACAAGAGGGATGGCAATGACCTGGTGATTAACCAGAAGATTTCATTGGCAGAGGCACTTGCAGGGACCACCATAAACCTCACCACACTGGACAGCCGTTGCCTGTCAATCCCAGTAACTGATGTTGTCAGCCCAGGCTATGAGCTTGTGATAGCAAAAGAGGGGATGCCGATCGCTAAGGAGCCAGGAAGGAAGGGGAACTTGAAGATCAAGTTTGATGTGAAATTCCCATTGAGGCTGACAGCTGAGCAACGGGCAAGCATACAACGCGTTTTGGGAGATTAA